Proteins from a genomic interval of Ensifer canadensis:
- a CDS encoding glycine betaine ABC transporter substrate-binding protein — translation MFKTIATIGLAAMFIGGPAGVSFAQETKPVKIGWAAWSDAEFVTKLAAKIIKDELGHEVELVQTDVAPLYQGVSRGDLDAMMMAWLPQTHADYYGKVKDKVETLGTVYEGARLGWVVPAYIPESELNSIEDLQKPEIKEKLASTVQGIDPGAGLTRLSEKALKDYGLDGYKLQISSEAGMLTAVDRAIRTEKWFVATSWSPHWMFGKYELRYIADPKGSLGEAEHVDVLARQGFKQDNPDVAAFLSRMKLPIGDLEAAMFQAQETSYEAAVEKYIADHPDQVKAWIGE, via the coding sequence ATGTTCAAGACAATCGCCACCATCGGCCTTGCTGCCATGTTTATCGGCGGCCCTGCAGGCGTGAGCTTCGCGCAGGAAACAAAGCCGGTGAAAATCGGCTGGGCGGCGTGGTCGGACGCGGAATTCGTCACCAAGCTGGCGGCGAAGATCATCAAGGATGAACTCGGTCACGAGGTCGAGCTTGTCCAGACAGACGTCGCTCCGCTCTATCAAGGGGTCAGCCGTGGCGATCTCGATGCGATGATGATGGCATGGCTGCCGCAAACCCATGCCGATTACTACGGCAAGGTGAAGGACAAGGTCGAGACCCTCGGCACTGTCTATGAGGGCGCTAGGCTCGGCTGGGTCGTCCCGGCCTATATTCCCGAAAGCGAACTCAACTCGATCGAGGATCTGCAGAAGCCCGAGATCAAGGAAAAGCTTGCCTCGACGGTTCAGGGCATCGATCCGGGCGCCGGCTTGACGCGTCTTTCGGAAAAGGCGCTCAAGGATTACGGCCTCGACGGCTACAAGCTTCAGATCTCCAGCGAAGCCGGGATGCTGACGGCGGTGGACCGCGCGATCAGGACCGAAAAGTGGTTCGTCGCTACGTCCTGGAGCCCCCATTGGATGTTCGGCAAATACGAGCTTCGCTACATCGCCGATCCGAAGGGCTCGCTCGGTGAGGCCGAACATGTCGATGTGCTGGCGCGCCAGGGCTTCAAGCAGGACAATCCTGATGTCGCCGCCTTCCTCTCCCGCATGAAACTGCCGATCGGCGATCTGGAGGCTGCGATGTTCCAGGCGCAGGAGACCTCCTACGAAGCCGCAGTCGAGAAATACATCGCTGATCACCCCGATCAGGTGAAGGCCTGGATCGGAGAGTAA
- a CDS encoding helix-turn-helix domain-containing protein, whose amino-acid sequence MNFNNHENTFCTQDDTIGGRMSLARDALDVSAQKAARILGVETSTWFNWENDRDAPRANRLAMIAGVLSVSLSWLLTGRGQGPR is encoded by the coding sequence ATGAACTTCAACAATCATGAAAACACGTTCTGCACCCAGGATGACACGATCGGCGGACGTATGTCGCTTGCGCGCGATGCGCTTGACGTTTCGGCACAAAAGGCCGCCAGGATCCTCGGCGTCGAGACGAGCACGTGGTTCAACTGGGAAAACGATCGAGATGCCCCACGTGCCAATCGCCTGGCGATGATCGCCGGCGTCTTGAGCGTAAGCCTCTCGTGGCTGTTGACGGGACGGGGGCAGGGGCCGCGCTGA
- a CDS encoding Glu/Leu/Phe/Val family dehydrogenase: MRNGLNPRQEIASATTLDITDITSEASGLPGFDAHEQVWLGRDSERGLEAIVAVHTTVLGPALGGTRIWPHVSFEAGVTDALRLSRGMSFKSAIAGLALGGGKAVIMADPKTEKTPAMLAAYAEMLNALVGQYITAEDVGMTLADADFLAERTPNVSGTTKGGSGNPSPFTALGTFLGLKAALRHRTGSDNLKGIRVAVQGLGSVGWALCQRLHAEGAMLTVSDLDQARTERAAQELGATVVEGQAIIAADVDIFAPCALGGVLSAVTIPLLRAKIVAGAANNQLATAADGERLRERGILYAPDYVINAGGVINVAAEIGSGRYSVDDVMVRVDRIPLILTRIFERAEDEGRTTDAVAETIAREIIHTARR; this comes from the coding sequence ATGCGAAATGGGCTGAATCCGCGGCAGGAAATCGCTTCCGCAACCACGCTTGATATTACCGACATCACCAGCGAGGCATCAGGTTTGCCTGGCTTCGACGCCCACGAGCAGGTTTGGCTGGGCCGCGACTCCGAGCGCGGCCTTGAGGCAATCGTGGCTGTTCACACGACGGTCCTTGGTCCGGCTTTGGGCGGAACCCGCATCTGGCCGCATGTCAGCTTCGAGGCCGGCGTCACCGATGCACTGCGCCTCTCGCGCGGCATGAGCTTCAAGTCCGCTATTGCCGGCCTGGCGCTGGGCGGCGGCAAGGCGGTGATCATGGCCGACCCGAAGACAGAGAAAACGCCGGCGATGCTCGCGGCCTATGCCGAGATGCTGAATGCGCTGGTTGGCCAATACATCACGGCCGAAGATGTCGGCATGACGCTTGCTGACGCGGATTTCCTTGCCGAGCGCACGCCGAATGTCAGCGGCACCACCAAGGGCGGCAGTGGCAACCCATCGCCCTTTACCGCCTTGGGCACGTTCCTCGGCCTCAAGGCCGCACTGCGCCATCGCACCGGTAGCGATAACCTGAAAGGCATTCGCGTTGCCGTACAGGGATTGGGGTCTGTCGGTTGGGCGCTCTGCCAGAGGCTCCACGCCGAAGGCGCCATGCTGACGGTTTCCGATCTCGACCAAGCCCGCACCGAACGCGCTGCTCAAGAGCTTGGCGCGACAGTCGTCGAGGGCCAGGCGATCATTGCAGCGGATGTCGATATATTCGCGCCCTGTGCGTTGGGCGGCGTTCTGTCCGCCGTGACGATCCCGTTGCTCCGAGCCAAGATCGTTGCGGGAGCGGCAAACAATCAGCTCGCGACCGCTGCGGACGGTGAGCGCCTCAGGGAAAGAGGCATCCTCTATGCGCCCGACTATGTCATCAACGCCGGCGGTGTTATCAATGTCGCGGCCGAAATCGGCAGCGGTCGCTACAGCGTCGACGATGTGATGGTTCGCGTCGACCGGATCCCTTTGATCTTGACCCGCATCTTCGAACGCGCCGAGGACGAGGGCCGGACCACCGACGCCGTGGCCGAAACGATCGCCCGCGAGATCATCCACACTGCCAGACGGTAG
- a CDS encoding glutathione S-transferase — MAFELYYWDGIQGRGEFVRLTLEHAGADYVDVTREPDRGTDEMMQFIDSSSEAHIPFAPPFLKDGGQLVSHVANILLYLGPRLDLAPRDEDARWFANGLQLTITDFVAEVHDTHHPIATSKYYEDQKEEAKARAAEFVMNRLPKFLGYFERVLKQNPVQGGHLVGDSLTYVDLSMFQMIEGLVYAFPKAMKHHDIRYPGLARLHDRVKDGPAIASYLASPRRLAFNESGIFRRYPALDIDP, encoded by the coding sequence ATGGCATTTGAACTCTACTACTGGGATGGCATTCAGGGCCGTGGAGAATTCGTGCGGCTGACACTCGAGCACGCCGGGGCCGACTATGTCGATGTCACGCGGGAGCCTGACCGCGGGACGGATGAGATGATGCAGTTCATCGATAGTTCGTCGGAGGCGCATATTCCCTTCGCGCCTCCTTTTCTCAAAGACGGCGGGCAGCTCGTCTCCCATGTTGCCAACATCCTGCTCTATCTTGGCCCTCGGCTTGATCTTGCGCCGCGAGACGAAGACGCGCGCTGGTTCGCCAACGGACTTCAATTGACGATCACTGATTTCGTCGCCGAAGTGCACGACACGCACCACCCGATCGCGACTTCCAAGTACTATGAAGACCAGAAAGAAGAAGCAAAGGCGCGAGCGGCGGAGTTCGTCATGAACCGCCTGCCGAAATTCCTTGGTTATTTCGAGCGCGTGTTGAAGCAAAACCCGGTACAAGGCGGCCATCTTGTCGGCGACAGCCTTACCTATGTTGACCTGTCGATGTTCCAGATGATCGAAGGGCTGGTCTATGCCTTCCCCAAGGCAATGAAGCACCACGACATCCGATATCCGGGTCTCGCACGGCTTCACGACCGGGTGAAGGACGGTCCCGCTATTGCTTCCTATCTGGCGTCGCCGCGTCGATTGGCGTTCAACGAAAGCGGCATTTTCCGCAGATATCCCGCGCTCGATATTGATCCGTGA
- a CDS encoding aldo/keto reductase, with translation MERIGITGDVELSRIVYGMWRLADDQDRSTAHIRSKIDACLDQGVTTLDHADIYGGYMVEELFGNALRGRGLRQRIEIVTKCGIVYPAGRHGAAKVKHYDTSARHITASVDESLRLMATDYIDLLLIHRPDPFMDHVETGAALDALVKDGKVRSVGVSNFRPWDQSLLQSAMSTRLATNQIELSLLATAPFTNGDIAHLQQMSTPAMAWSPLAGGRLITESNGVLAEKLDRLGAEAGVDRAAVAIAWLLAHPARILPVLGTNSIDRILRFSEALAVRIDRQTWFDLYAAATGNDVP, from the coding sequence ATGGAGCGGATTGGAATTACGGGAGACGTGGAGCTCTCGCGGATTGTTTACGGCATGTGGCGGCTGGCGGACGATCAGGACAGGTCGACAGCGCACATCCGCTCAAAGATCGACGCGTGTCTCGATCAGGGCGTGACCACACTGGATCATGCCGACATCTATGGCGGCTACATGGTCGAAGAACTCTTCGGCAATGCGTTGCGTGGCCGCGGACTCCGTCAGCGCATCGAGATCGTCACGAAATGCGGCATCGTCTACCCTGCCGGCAGGCACGGCGCCGCGAAGGTCAAGCATTACGACACAAGCGCCCGCCATATCACTGCCTCGGTCGACGAATCGCTCCGACTGATGGCCACGGACTACATCGATCTTCTTCTCATTCACCGGCCTGACCCGTTCATGGATCACGTCGAAACGGGTGCTGCGCTCGACGCGCTGGTCAAGGATGGAAAGGTACGATCGGTCGGCGTCTCGAATTTTCGCCCATGGGATCAAAGCCTTTTACAGTCGGCGATGAGTACAAGGCTCGCGACCAACCAGATTGAACTCAGTCTGTTGGCAACGGCGCCCTTCACCAACGGGGATATTGCTCACCTCCAGCAAATGTCGACCCCGGCGATGGCCTGGTCCCCGCTTGCAGGGGGCCGGTTGATAACGGAGAGTAACGGTGTGCTCGCCGAGAAGCTCGACCGTCTCGGTGCCGAGGCTGGCGTCGACCGGGCCGCCGTCGCGATTGCTTGGCTGCTTGCCCACCCAGCCCGAATTCTGCCTGTGCTTGGCACAAACAGCATCGATCGGATCCTCCGTTTTTCAGAGGCGCTTGCGGTTCGCATCGACAGGCAAACCTGGTTCGACCTCTACGCTGCGGCGACCGGAAATGACGTCCCATAG
- a CDS encoding ABC transporter permease → MSFDIGDGIDSAVNYILDNFSPALDLIAASIGFVTNGLQNGLLNIPMPVGIAIFALLALWRVSFGFAVFAGLSLSLVGQMGLWAAMMETLSLVIASTVIAMIIGLPLGVAMARRDSVAAVIRPGLDLMQTMPAFVYLIPAAMFFGLGAVPGTIATVIFSMPPVVRLTNLGIRQVHVEFVEAGNAFGCTPTQLLLKVQLPNAMPSIMAGINQTIMLSLSMVVIASMIGAGGLGNTVLTGIQRLDVGTGFEGGLAVVILAVILDRLTQSLGKKGASWRLPFVKFAQREPEAKTA, encoded by the coding sequence ATGAGCTTCGACATCGGAGACGGCATCGATTCGGCCGTCAATTACATTCTCGACAATTTTTCGCCCGCTCTCGACTTAATCGCCGCGTCGATCGGGTTCGTGACGAACGGATTGCAGAACGGTCTGCTCAACATTCCCATGCCGGTCGGTATAGCGATCTTCGCTCTTCTCGCCCTGTGGCGCGTCTCGTTCGGCTTTGCGGTCTTTGCCGGATTGTCGCTTTCGCTGGTCGGGCAAATGGGACTGTGGGCAGCGATGATGGAGACGTTGTCTCTTGTCATTGCTTCGACTGTCATCGCGATGATCATCGGCTTGCCGCTCGGCGTCGCCATGGCACGACGGGATTCCGTCGCCGCGGTCATCCGCCCGGGGCTCGATCTGATGCAGACGATGCCGGCCTTCGTCTACCTCATTCCGGCGGCCATGTTCTTTGGGCTCGGCGCGGTTCCCGGCACCATCGCGACCGTCATCTTTTCCATGCCGCCGGTCGTGCGCCTTACCAATCTCGGCATCCGGCAGGTGCATGTGGAGTTCGTCGAGGCAGGCAATGCCTTTGGCTGCACGCCGACCCAGCTTCTCCTCAAGGTCCAGCTACCCAACGCAATGCCGTCGATCATGGCGGGCATCAACCAGACGATCATGCTGTCGCTGTCGATGGTGGTCATCGCCTCGATGATCGGCGCGGGCGGCCTCGGCAACACGGTGCTGACGGGCATCCAGCGGCTCGATGTCGGCACCGGCTTCGAAGGCGGCCTGGCCGTGGTCATCCTCGCCGTCATTCTCGATCGCCTGACCCAAAGCCTTGGAAAGAAAGGCGCTTCCTGGCGCCTGCCGTTTGTGAAGTTCGCACAGCGCGAACCTGAGGCCAAGACTGCCTGA